In a genomic window of Chryseobacterium sp. G0162:
- a CDS encoding deoxycytidylate deaminase has protein sequence MNKFDKAYLKMAQEWAQLSYCKRKQVGALIVKDRMIISDGYNGTPMGFENCCEDGEGKTHWYVLHAEANAILKLAASTQSAKGATLYLTLSPCKECSKLILQAGITRLVYINEYSDDDGISFLRGHNIEIEQISECELKK, from the coding sequence ATGAATAAGTTTGATAAAGCTTATCTAAAAATGGCCCAGGAATGGGCGCAACTCTCCTACTGTAAGAGAAAACAAGTAGGGGCTCTTATCGTAAAAGATAGGATGATTATTTCAGATGGTTACAACGGAACTCCTATGGGGTTCGAAAACTGCTGTGAAGATGGAGAGGGAAAAACGCACTGGTATGTATTGCATGCTGAAGCCAACGCAATTTTAAAGCTGGCAGCTTCAACACAATCTGCAAAAGGAGCAACGTTATATTTAACATTGTCACCCTGCAAGGAATGCAGTAAGCTGATCCTGCAGGCAGGTATTACAAGACTGGTGTATATTAATGAGTATTCGGACGACGATGGAATATCGTTCCTGAGAGGCCATAATATTGAAATAGAACAAATATCGGAATGTGAACTAAAAAAATAA